A genome region from Musa acuminata AAA Group cultivar baxijiao chromosome BXJ3-5, Cavendish_Baxijiao_AAA, whole genome shotgun sequence includes the following:
- the LOC135639061 gene encoding uncharacterized protein LOC135639061, which translates to MPKKMGVNTKAEAAHARRSAVEAERKDRAAKDKEEQYWREAEGSKSRAAKKREDEAEKRAEAAARRAENRKLAEQEQRELEVAGRKPDPKAARVSVPVPKVTEAELQRRREEERQRILQTSEAAKKRQSRTADEEEYDRMVMVENTNRDDSVIEAHSVEDAIARMALPEPALPPDRHPERRLKVSFKAFEESELLKLKEEKPGLMLNQYKDMIWKLWKKSPDNPLNQVDAE; encoded by the exons ATGCCGAAGAAGATGGGCGTGAACACGAAGGCAGAGGCGGCACACGCCCGCCGGAGCGCTGTGGAGGCGGAGCGCAAGGACCGCGCGGCCAAGGACAAGGAGGAGCAGTACTGGCGGGAGGCGGAGGGCTCCAAGTCCCGCGCCGCCAAGAAGCGCGAGGATGAGGCCGAGAAACGCGCCGAGGCCGCCGCTCGCCGCGCCGAGAACCGCAAGCTCGCCGAGCAGGAGCAGCGGGAGCTCGAGGTCGCTGGGCGCAAGCCCGACCCCAAGGCCGCCCGCGTCTCCGTTCCCGTCCCCAAGGTCACCGAGGCCGAGCTCCAGCGACGCCGCGAGGAGGAGCGGCAGCGCATCCTCCAGACCTCCGAGGCCGCCAAGAAGCGCCAGAGCCGCACCGCCGACGAGGAGGAGTACGATCGGATGGTGATGGTCGAGAACACCAACAGGGACGACTCGGTGATCGAGGCCCACTCCGTGGAGGATGCCATCGCCAGGATGGCCCTCCCGGAGCCCGCGCTGCCGCCTGATCGCCATCCTGAGAGGAGGCTCAAGGTTTCTTTCAAG GCTTTTGAAGAATCAGAGCTTCTCAAATTAAAGGAAGAGAAACCAGGTCTGATGCTCAACCAGTACAAGGATATGATATGGAAGCTTTGGAAGAAATCCCCTGACAATCCCCTAAACCAG GTTGATGCTGAGTGA